The genomic DNA ATTGTGCTCTTTGCTCTGTGTACATACATGTATGTTCCAACAGCAACCCCAAATGGGACCAGCCAGCTGACAGGAGAAACCCAAACCTGTGGATATCCTCAGTCCAGGGCTGAGACTGAGCAAGACACCCACAGTCTAGACATGGATACCAAAGAGACCTCAGGTCATGGGCTGAGATTGGAGAGACCAGAGGCTGTGAACGTGTGCTTCAGGCACTGAAAGCATACACATGTGTTCCCCTAGCAAACTTCAAGAAAGTAGGAACAGGAATGGTTCGTTCCTGTTCTCAGCAAAGGCATCTAAGGGCACTGTCCTCTTGCTTATGTTAATCTGTTCATTTACGGTCATGTCTGTAGTACATATGCATCTTTGAAAGTCACATTTAGCCTTACCCCCCGGATATGGGAACAGGGACAAGCCATCTTCACCAAAACGATCCATTACAGTCCATCCAATTTCATTTGCTACAGTACATGAGAGCTGTACCATAAAGAAGCCCAAGGACAGCAAGTTAACCATtagttttttaattgttttatccCACTGGCTGCTTTTCTACTGAAAGCCAAAACATTTGTCAGATCCACAGCCAGAATGGCAAACAGTTGTCACTCTGGCTACTTGGAATTCCTCTGACCCTTCCATCCTTCAGAGACATGGCACCTATATCTAAGTGCCTCTCTCTACGGCTTTAGAGAAACAGCTCCTGTGTAGTTCAAGACTAGCAGAAGTCCTTAAGTAGCCAGGCAGGTAACAGTTTCCAATCTAGACAGCGATGATACCACTAAGAGGTCATTCAAGGAAGTTCAGTAAAGACCAAAGGTAACGGGGCAGAATCACACTTCAAATACGTTTTAACTCAAGCTGACAAGATCTTCACAATCCCCCAGTTAGGAGCAGTCCTGTGTACGGGGAGATGTCTGCCCTCTGGCTGGAACAATCTGGTGAGAAGTGCAGCAGGTTCTCACATCTCAGCATAGGCACTTTCTCAAAGGCTGCACTCTGCCTGTTGGGGCACATCCATCTTCAGCTGGGGCTTCCAATAACTCCTACCCTTCATGTGAATGGAGAAGTTCCACTGGAAATGAAGAAGTGGTCCCAAGCCCCATCTGCAACATCACATTCAATGCACAGGTTAGAAGCACCAGCATTGTTCATGGTGTTACAGAAGACAGATCGAGTGGGGAGACACGACGTGTGGGAGTGTTGGTGGCTGACAATGACGCAGGGAGGAACACGGGAGCAGCAATATCTGTCGATAATGTTTCTCCTTGGTTGCGAAGCTGTAAGATCTGCCGCAGAAGggcctttccttcttctctagTCTGCAAACaatttgtaaaaaacaaaacaatgtacCGATGGATGGGTGGCTCCATGGTCTAACTCTGTATGTATACAGCATAAGTTATAGGAGTTTGTCATTCTGTAAGGTTGCAAGTTACAATAAcatccttatttcttttttcttctgctacttaaaaatatcaaggtgcctctctttttttttttttttttcccccagtcttttctccttttactCACCAGATTTACATGTCACTTGGGTATTTCAGACAGTGATACCATCAACCACTGAAGCTGGCTGAATATTCCAGCAACAAGTAGACTGGAGAAGCTTCGAAGAAGCTGAATTCAAGTTCTCTAGAGATCCAGACAGCTTTGTTAAGGATAGGCTAAACACCTTGCACTCCTGGCTAGTGTCTGTCACCAGGCTGACGTTAAACATCCAAAGTTGCCCACTTATTACAGATACAGAACATCTCAGAGTACAGAGTCACATACAAAACCTAAGTAATACAATATCCTCTGTACTGTCTACACACAGATGAGAGAAAGTCATTTGAGTATCATCACTACACAGTGCGTGGGAGTCTGTGAGCGTTTAACCACCTTCTCACCACCAAGATTTTCAGCAGCCTTAAGACTGACACATGGAgtctcaaattattttatttagtgaACACCACTGAGACACGGTTCAATTTTACTATCTACACCATATGCCATTATTTTAGTCAATCGTGGGCAGCACTGGTAATCAGGTATGTAACACCACCACTCACGATGTGACCTGCATGGCAGACAGCCCTCATTCCTTCAACAAAGGATTCCTTTTACGCTGAAGGGAGCCGAGATCAACATCATCGATCCTCCAGAAAGAAACACCAAACACTGTGCAAGTACTCACGTCATTGAATGCACAGCATTGCTGAGCACATGCTGAGGCTTCATCCCAGAGCTTACACTTGAAGTAGTACTGGGCCAGGTAACGGAAGGCAGTGCTGACCTCCACGTGCTCCACTAACTCCTACAGTGAGGGAGGGAAAACCATCATCTCTGAGTGCCTTCCAAGGTAGTTCTACACCACGTTTATCTTTATTACCAAGACATCATCTTACCGAACAGGAATAGATATCCTGGATGTATTTGATGTAGCACTGAGCTGCCTGTTCAGATTCATTCAGCTGTTCGTGCAGcctagaaaaggagaaaaacggGCCACTGGAACGAGGCTGTGCTGTCAAAGACCTCCTTCGGCTATGAGAAAGTACCCACTTTGCCTGACCTGCACTGAGGCCAGgtctttttcttcagaatttgCAAGACATGCACCGTGTGCTGCCCCTCATGGAAAGCGATGATCCAGCTTGAGAACACTGATGTTACCAGGAAGGGAGCCAGTCAGATACTAACTGCTAGAAGCAGTGACAACCCAAGCAGGGACCTTTGCTTATTCTACtacattttaaagcttttaacaGCCCTCTGACAGCCTATTCTGTCTATTTCCTCTAGTGCTTCTTCTTCCCCCGCTACATCCCAAAAGTCTTCGTAGAGCAGCTCCACTTTCActtgcccttttccttccccttcactTTTTCTACTTTGTATTACTTTATTCCCACCAAAAATTAGTGCTGATGTCAGAGtgtttacatttatttcacatttgaTCCTTTCCCAATATCACCACCATATACTggatggggcagggggggaagagggaaatGTAGCTACGATTTTGTACACCATCCACCCTCATGGATTGCTTTAAGGTTCAATACAACACATACAGTTGCCAGCACAGCCTGCTCAAATCACCTCAGGATTCACAGGTCATATGATTCCCTCCAGTTATTCTAAGGGAAACTTAAAGCTAAAGCTGGACACCAGAATTCGCAGTCACTACAGACCTAAAGATTACTTTTGGAGCTATGTAGTAAATGTTATGCTACCTAACAGCAATTCCACTTGTTTTACATTTAGTATTTTATCACCAGGGATCAAAGCGCTGGTTACATTTCACACAATATTGACAGTTCAGTGATAACACACACTCACTTTGCTAGTTTCACCAGTGCCATTTTCTCCACATCTCCCACAGCGTAAGCTCTCCAATAGCACTGTCAAGGAAGGAAAGTCAGTCAAGCACATCACAAAAATTCTTCCAGCTCATGACTCATGCAAGcaaatttgaaacagaaaactaCATGGTTTTTCACCAAAGGAGCATATATCACCGGTAGACAACTCTATCAGCTGCTCTAGTTACCGTGCAGCAGAACTTCCCCAATTGTAACTGCCACAGAAACCATTTCAATAAGCTCCTAACACCACACTGTGTGCATTTCCAGTAGCACTAGCAACACAATTCTACTAATTCTACTGCAACGCCACCTAGTGTCCTAGGAGACATCCTGATGTCTTACTCCACATATCAGTTCTCACTTACCTTTTTAGATTCCACCAACTGATTGAGTTTCTCATAGCATTCTCCTAGAGCAACCAGCATACGAGAATCATTTGGTCTGTAAAAGAGAATTTCTAAACATAGTATAATGGACAGCCAGCTGATCTCAGGGTGGCGGGTGGAAAGAACGTGGAAATCTACATCTGGCAGTGTCTGTCATCTTTTCTTACGTAAAACATCACTCATAACTTATACTCCTGACCAGCATTACTCAGCATTTAACTGACAAAGCCTTTGCTAATAGTTAATTAATAAAACTAAAAGGATTTGGAATAGCAAGACTGCACAAATCACATAGCATTGAtgttcttctcctttccctttccttagcTATTAATAGACGCTACCACGTCAGAATGAAGACCAATAAATATGGCTCTGTTCTCAACTCTACCTGAGTTGGTGGGCCCGTCGATAGTAATAGAGACAGTAAAATGGCATTTTGAGGATTTCATAGGTTTGCCCCAAACCATACCATGCTCTGTAATCTCTTTTGTTCACCTCTATTGCATGCCTGTCGAAGAAAAGGAGATGAACTAGTCAGAAAGCAGTCAGGATCAAAGCCAAGACAGAGTTCAGCAAAAGACTAACAAGAAATAGAAGATACCACTTCAGTCCTTATTTATGCAAACTCAAACACCATTTTGTGCAGTACATGAGTGATACCTATAAGCCTGGATAGCTGCAGATGTGTTCTTCATTTCCATGTACTCATGTCCCATAAGTGTCCAGGCTCCCAGATAACGAGGATTCAGTTTCAAGGCCCTCTGGAAATAGAGGGCTGCTTTTTCATGCTGGGAACGCAAGCTATAATAATTCCCTGAAGCAAAAGtaacaatatttaaataaatttaaaagaaacaaacagagaacagaagtagggaaaaaaaagatggaagagGCATTATCTACCACCTCCTAACTTAAGAGTTCTACTAAAGGCAGAACTGATTCAAACCTCGAGAGAGCTAACAACAGCAGTCTGTTCTCCAGTGTTCTGGTCACTCCTTTTCCAGTTGTGCCAATCAATTTAGATCCCATCCCGCTGGCCTTGAAACTTATGTCATGTTCTAACATTCATTTCCTGGTCCTGACACACAATTACTTCCATTGGAGTTTCAGGACTATAAAAGGGATTATCAAATACCCGAGTGTTCATAGTGATTTCTTCAACTCCTTTGTGCACCGACAGTATTACAGCCGCTCGTTCAGAGAGAAGTACGGGAAAAGGGCACCCTTTCTCATTTGGTCTGCTTTTTAGGCTGCCTGAATCCACATTCACCAAGTGGTTTTGATAGCCTTGCTGGCTGCTCACTTCCACAACTGTTTCTAACGTTTCCTCACACAGCCTGTGGACAGCATAGTAAGATCATGTAGAAGAGCTGGCTCTCACCAATTACACAGCAGGTCTCAACACGATACTTGTCTATCTCACAGAGATTGTGAGCCAGGTAGCTCAACTCAGGCTTCATGCtctagcaaaacaaagaaatgaaagcaatgAGAAAAGGAGCATGTTACAATTTCGAAGAAAACCTAGTCATTTAGCAACTGCATTTATTTCATGGAGCTGTGAAGTAGAAGCTGAAAGCTTATATTCAGAGAGGCTagacagcaccagctgctctgccGGGCTTAACATGCCTGCGACAGATACAGCATTATGGACAGGCAACGGGAAGAGTGCTTACCCTTACGTATAGCAAGTTGGAGAAAGTGTCCATGTTTTCTATCCTGTAAGGATCTTGTTTCCTTAGCTCATTAAAGATGGATAAAGCTTTGTCAATATCTGAAGAAagaacagcaggtgggagaacAAGAACCATAAATGCCAAGTTTGCATTAAAAGGCTCATTCCTACTAGTTAGTAAGTGCCACTGACCTCGGATATTGTGGTAGGCAACTGCAATCTGAGAGATGATGTAAGTGCTTTTGGAAAATCCTGCATCAATGAGACTCTGATACTTCTGCAGAGCCTCCTCTATCAGCTGCAGCTCTGTATAAATGTGTGCAAGGAAGAACTCTTTCATCCATGTGTCTGGCAAGGACAGGAACTTCAACTAGCAAGAACCAAAGAAGAGGGGGAAGAGATGATAATCAGTAGCATTCTAAGAGCCACCTGTGGCAAAGAATCCATTATCTTCCCTCCCATGGTTTAGCAGATGGTCTTGAGGTAGGAGGCTTTCCTGCAATCGCTTTATTAAACCATAACACCAGCTACAAAAGAGCGGTATTAGGACCAAAAATTAATATCAGGTTCTTCAACAGGAGAGGCTAAATAATACCTATAAATTGACAATATTGAAACAGGAAAGGACCATTAAGCTAGCCAGTGTAAAAAGCACTACAAAATGGACCACACAATTCTATTTAGTCACACTCAATCTATTCCCACGACTACTGAAATTGCAGAAGAATTGAAGCCATTTCATTTGGTCAGTCAGTAAAGAATGGGTCTTCAAATCTGACAGCACCCAGCTTCTGCATCAGCCACTGGCCTTGTTTCTCCACTAAATTCAGAAGTCCTTTGAAAGGCTGTACTTTCTTATGTTTCAACATCAATATCACATCACTATTTTTCATGAGCTAAGTGAACAGAATCCAAATAATCTCATCAAAAatgcatttccctttttccacaaGTCAGTAAGGCTCTCTTCTGTGCCTCCTCTACTTTTTTAAATATCCCACCAGCCAGAACTGACTGAAGAATTCCAGAAGTGGTCTCATAAAATCCCAtgcataaagaaaaatgtggggTTTTCGGTTCTATACACAAGTTCAGTTCTTTGATCCTATGCATGGCTTTGTACTTGACAAAGGGAACACCTACATTactctttcagttttaaaagcagTGATTCTATAAATCATTTCAGGCCACCAAAAGTGCTGAATAACCGTGGAACTAGTACcagattaaggaaaaaaaaaaaaaaaaaagtaatattttaggAGAATCTCCTCCATGTGACAAGGCAATAACCCTGCTGGTAACTACTTCAGAGTATGTGAATTAGCCATTTCTTAAACTGCTTTGTGGGTGAATGATAAGAAATCAGCCATGCCTGCATAAAGATTCTCAAATTATAGCATGGCAAGCAATTGAAGAAAGAGACTTTAACAACATATTTTACAACCTTAGATTGCCTTGCTTGATGGAGTCTCACAGAATAAAGTAGTAGGCGACATCAATTTTGGGGCAACTGAATCAGGTTAAACTCTGGAATTTGTTACCACATCTTAATATCTCCCAAGTTTTACCATCTCTTTATCTGTAATCAAGTTGCAAAGTTCCAGCCAGGCCCCCCAGTGCAAAGGTAAGACATGGGCAGCTTCAACAAACACATCTATTGCTTCTTTCACCAGGTCCAACTTCCGCAGCACAACACCATACCTGTAAAGAATGTTATCAGGTTAATCAGAAATTAAAACCCTGCATATCCACACAAATACACATGAATATGTTAGAAATACATGCAGACACTCACAG from Columba livia isolate bColLiv1 breed racing homer chromosome 14, bColLiv1.pat.W.v2, whole genome shotgun sequence includes the following:
- the CDC23 gene encoding cell division cycle protein 23 homolog isoform X1, with amino-acid sequence MATAGLGSGDFSDLREIKKQLLSVAERSRERGLQHSGKWASELAFALEPLPLSELPPPPALTEEDARDLDAYTLAKSYFDLKEYDRAAYFLRGCKSQKAYFLYMYSRYLSGEKKKDDETVDSLGPLEKGQVKNEALRELRVELSKKHKAQELDGFGLYLYGVVLRKLDLVKEAIDVFVEAAHVLPLHWGAWLELCNLITDKEMLKFLSLPDTWMKEFFLAHIYTELQLIEEALQKYQSLIDAGFSKSTYIISQIAVAYHNIRDIDKALSIFNELRKQDPYRIENMDTFSNLLYVRSMKPELSYLAHNLCEIDKYRVETCCVIGNYYSLRSQHEKAALYFQRALKLNPRYLGAWTLMGHEYMEMKNTSAAIQAYRHAIEVNKRDYRAWYGLGQTYEILKMPFYCLYYYRRAHQLRPNDSRMLVALGECYEKLNQLVESKKCYWRAYAVGDVEKMALVKLAKLHEQLNESEQAAQCYIKYIQDIYSCSELVEHVEVSTAFRYLAQYYFKCKLWDEASACAQQCCAFNDTREEGKALLRQILQLRNQGETLSTDIAAPVFLPASLSATNTPTRRVSPLDLSSVTP
- the CDC23 gene encoding cell division cycle protein 23 homolog isoform X2; amino-acid sequence: MATAGLGSGDFSDLREIKKQLLSVAERSRERGLQHSGKWASELAFALEPLPLSELPPPPALTEEDARDLDAYTLAKSYFDLKEYDRAAYFLRGCKSQKAYFLYMYSRYLSGEKKKDDETVDSLGPLEKGQVKNEALRELRVELSKKHKAQELDGFGLYLYGVVLRKLDLVKEAIDVFVEAAHVLPLHWGAWLELCNLITDKEMLKFLSLPDTWMKEFFLAHIYTELQLIEEALQKYQSLIDAGFSKSTYIISQIAVAYHNIRDIDKALSIFNELRKQDPYRIENMDTFSNLLYVRSMKPELSYLAHNLCEIDKYRVETCCVIGNYYSLRSQHEKAALYFQRALKLNPRYLGAWTLMGHEYMEMKNTSAAIQAYRPNDSRMLVALGECYEKLNQLVESKKCYWRAYAVGDVEKMALVKLAKLHEQLNESEQAAQCYIKYIQDIYSCSELVEHVEVSTAFRYLAQYYFKCKLWDEASACAQQCCAFNDTREEGKALLRQILQLRNQGETLSTDIAAPVFLPASLSATNTPTRRVSPLDLSSVTP